A window of the Halobacterium hubeiense genome harbors these coding sequences:
- a CDS encoding MogA/MoaB family molybdenum cofactor biosynthesis protein: MVDFQSRDTRVDDDETPADDASDEPDDDPLTEESEPHEHDDEADHDHHHHDVERVGVAILTVSSSRSLDDDPAGDAIAAAFEADGHEVVTRELVRDSYDRVQGGIDNLAGRGDVDVVVTTGGTGVTPDDVTVEAAEPLFEKELPGFGELFRRRSYEEIGEKVVATRATAGVADGVPVFCLPGSEHAAALGSADVVVPEIGHLVGLASRGDA; encoded by the coding sequence ATGGTCGACTTCCAATCCCGGGACACGCGCGTGGACGACGACGAGACGCCGGCAGACGACGCCAGCGACGAACCGGACGACGACCCGCTGACCGAGGAGAGCGAGCCCCACGAACACGACGACGAGGCGGACCACGACCACCACCACCACGACGTCGAGCGCGTCGGCGTCGCGATTCTCACCGTGTCCTCCTCGCGCTCGCTGGACGACGACCCCGCCGGCGACGCCATCGCCGCGGCCTTCGAGGCTGACGGCCACGAGGTCGTCACGCGCGAACTCGTCCGGGACAGCTACGACCGCGTGCAGGGCGGCATCGACAACCTCGCCGGCCGCGGCGACGTCGACGTCGTCGTCACCACCGGCGGCACAGGCGTCACCCCGGACGACGTCACCGTGGAGGCCGCCGAGCCGCTGTTCGAGAAGGAACTGCCGGGGTTCGGCGAGCTGTTCCGCCGGCGCTCCTACGAGGAAATCGGCGAGAAGGTCGTCGCCACGCGCGCCACCGCGGGCGTCGCCGACGGCGTGCCCGTGTTCTGCCTGCCGGGCAGCGAGCACGCCGCTGCACTCGGCAGCGCGGACGTCGTCGTGCCCGAAATCGGGCACCTCGTCGGGCTCGCGAGCCGCGGGGACGCGTAG
- a CDS encoding zinc-binding dehydrogenase, with the protein MQAVEFAGHGGTEVVEYGEVPDPEVGRGEVLVDVKAGALNHLDVWTRRGMPQLDLDMPHVPGSDAAGVVTETGADVTRFEAGDRVAVSAGVFCGDCEFCRDGDYPLCASFHVLGEHVPGVHSEYAAVPEDNLVAVPEGVAWETAAAAPLVFQTAWRMLHTRADVEAGEKVLVLGASGGVGHAAVQIAAHAGAEVYATASSPEKLRYAEEIGADHAIDYTETDFADEIRARTGKRGVDVVVDHVGEATWSDSLRSLAKGGRLVTCGATSGGRPETHVQRLFWNQLSVLGSTMATPGEADDALSLVWDGTFDVRIRDVLPMSETARAHERLENREGFGKVVVIPDSERQW; encoded by the coding sequence ATGCAGGCAGTCGAGTTCGCGGGCCACGGCGGAACCGAGGTCGTCGAGTACGGCGAAGTCCCCGACCCGGAGGTCGGCCGCGGCGAGGTGCTCGTGGACGTGAAGGCGGGCGCGCTCAACCACCTCGACGTGTGGACGCGCCGCGGGATGCCGCAACTCGACCTCGACATGCCCCACGTCCCGGGAAGCGACGCCGCGGGCGTCGTCACGGAGACGGGCGCGGACGTCACGCGCTTCGAGGCCGGCGACCGCGTGGCGGTGTCTGCGGGCGTCTTCTGCGGGGACTGCGAGTTCTGCCGGGACGGCGACTACCCGCTGTGCGCGTCGTTCCACGTACTCGGTGAGCACGTCCCGGGCGTCCACAGCGAGTACGCCGCGGTCCCCGAGGACAACCTCGTCGCGGTGCCCGAGGGCGTCGCGTGGGAGACGGCGGCGGCCGCACCCCTCGTGTTCCAGACGGCGTGGCGGATGCTGCACACGCGCGCCGACGTCGAGGCCGGCGAGAAGGTCCTCGTCTTGGGGGCCAGCGGCGGCGTCGGCCACGCCGCCGTCCAGATTGCGGCCCACGCCGGCGCGGAAGTGTACGCGACCGCGAGCAGTCCGGAGAAGCTCCGGTACGCCGAGGAAATCGGCGCCGACCACGCCATCGACTACACGGAGACGGACTTCGCCGACGAGATTCGCGCACGGACGGGCAAGCGCGGCGTGGACGTGGTCGTCGACCACGTCGGCGAGGCGACGTGGAGCGACTCCCTGCGCTCGCTGGCGAAGGGCGGCCGGCTCGTGACCTGCGGCGCGACCTCCGGCGGCCGCCCCGAGACGCACGTCCAGCGGCTGTTCTGGAACCAGCTCTCGGTGCTGGGGTCTACGATGGCGACGCCCGGCGAGGCCGACGACGCGCTCTCGCTGGTCTGGGACGGCACCTTCGACGTGCGGATTCGGGACGTGCTCCCGATGAGCGAGACCGCACGCGCCCACGAGCGACTGGAGAACCGGGAGGGCTTTGGGAAGGTAGTCGTAATCCCCGACAGCGAACGCCAATGGTGA
- a CDS encoding desampylase, giving the protein MLELGRAAYDAVLDHARADAPREACGALLGYCEDDRVLVEAVRRVPNVADAPRLTYELDPETTLSVFDEAEATGREVVGFYHSHPAGPAQMSDTDREEASWPGYVYVLASLAARPALLDAWTWTGERFEREAVVLRED; this is encoded by the coding sequence GTGCTCGAACTCGGTCGCGCGGCCTACGACGCGGTGCTCGATCACGCGCGAGCGGACGCGCCGCGGGAGGCCTGCGGCGCGCTTCTCGGCTACTGCGAGGACGACCGCGTCCTCGTGGAGGCGGTTCGGCGCGTCCCGAACGTGGCGGACGCGCCCCGGCTCACGTACGAACTCGACCCGGAGACGACGCTTTCTGTCTTCGACGAGGCCGAGGCGACGGGCCGCGAGGTCGTCGGCTTCTACCACTCCCACCCCGCCGGCCCGGCGCAGATGAGCGACACCGACCGCGAGGAGGCGTCGTGGCCGGGGTACGTCTACGTGCTCGCGTCGCTGGCCGCGCGCCCCGCGCTGCTGGACGCGTGGACGTGGACCGGCGAGCGCTTCGAACGGGAGGCCGTCGTGCTGCGCGAGGACTGA